Genomic window (Culex pipiens pallens isolate TS chromosome 3, TS_CPP_V2, whole genome shotgun sequence):
CTTTCTCCCGTGCAAGACCCCAAACTGTTTCATCGCACAATGGGCCAGACATTTCTGGACTCGATTCTCAGGTTCATTCGCGTTTATGATATGCTCAACGTCTGCATCCGTAGCTCCCAGCGATTCCTTGCAGTCCTGAAGCATGCCACGTCTTACCGCAAGAAGGATTTCCTTAAACGGACCCTGGAACAAGGTGGGTAAATCCTGCGTAAAACTTTTCAGAACCAATTAAAACACTGCCTCGCTACCTGTGAATAAACTTGGACGACAAGCACTAGAACAACAACTACAACCTGCAAGCGACACATCTTAACTTAACCCGTTTAGGGCTGTCCTAACTCCTAGACTCTACACTAGCAAATGACTCTATTGGCGCCTTACACTGGCTATTTGAAAAGCCTTGCTAATGATCTCTCGTCTAGAACACTTAATATTTAAAAGCGTCGACAGGCTATAGCTTTTCTTACATTGGCAACGTGAACTTTTGCCttatattaaccctctactgaccgattttggttttattatttCTACGATTTGATTTTAAGTCAGGGATGGTTTTGGgcttatttcacttttttataTTCTGTGAATTTTCTTATTTGTTATaccattttttgcaataaaaataatttataaacttttggcgattttttaccGCTACTGCAAGGGTTGAGTTGTAAATGGTTTCATGTGTTAAAGATCATTGTTCCTCAGCTAAATTTAGATATATTTTAACGTGAATTAAGTTGATGACTGACTAATAGTGTTGAATATGATCTCAAACAGCTTATTTAGTTTATtatgtgaaataaaaatacatttgcAATTGCAACATATcacaaagaagaagaagaagaattaAGGAAATTTCAAGACAAATTATTAACAAAAGTATGTCAAAATGGATTCGCAGATTAATCAGAATGTATTGTTTAAAGCATATAAATAGAAATTAGGTTCCAGATCATTCAAATCTCAAATCTGTTTGTTGAAATCTTATGTGAACTAGCAACAGGGGCTTTCAGGTCACGTCACCAGTAACACGTTAGTTTAATTAACTTGTTTGGCAATTGCAGGTTTGCATGTATAAATATTGGCTCAGAAATAGCCCAGATAATATTTTCGGCTTTGAAAGAAGACACAAAATTGAAGTGCCAATTTCTAATGAGTGTGTGGTCTATTATTGACAAACTCATTACAAGGGTAAATAGTATGTTCATTACCCTTGCTGTTGACTTATTCTTTCAAAATAGTTGAAGGTTTTGTAAGGTGTTTTGCATTCTTGATAAATTTGAAAGTATTTCTTACGTACATACCAATTTAAAGTGTATAATTGTTAAATCAActatgaaaaaatatcgttcGCAAATGACGTCACAATCGTGCTACGTTATTTCATGTTCAtaagcctgtcccattttgataGATAGATATAAAATAGATAGATTATGAGGTGGAAATTGCTATAACAAACAATCGACAAGTTAAAACCACAAACTATTTTGTTAATTCAAACAGGCCTGATTTTGTTTGCGTGTAGTAAAATTTAAGCACAATGCAAAGTGTTATACGGTGTAATATAATTTATTGCGGCAATCAATCCATTTAAATGCTCGTGATTCATTTTTATAAAGTCAATTAGTACATGCCAGGGTCATCACACATCAACAACAAATGCGCTTCTCACCGATCCACCTTCATGCCCCGTTTTTCCATGCCCTGTTTGACGCAGGTCATGATGTCCACGGCCAGCTGGCACCGGTCCTCGTTCGCCACACCGTCACACTCCTCCGCGACCTCTTTGGCGTGTCCCTGCTGTTGCTCATCATTTCCCACGGCCATCATCATGATCTCCAGAAAGCCCTGCTGGAGAAACTTTTGCCCGTCGGAAACGCCAAACTGTTGCTGCACGCACGAGTGAAAGCATTTCTGCACCTGGCTTTCCGGCATGACGTCATCTATCATGGCTTCTACGTCATCGTCGGACGCCCCCTCGGCTTCCTTGCACTTCTGGGCCATGCTGCGGAGCATCTGTTTCGCCTGCTCCTTGGCCTGCTCTTTGTCTGAAGCCTCATCGGCCTTTAAAGATATTTGGGGGTTTTGTTCAATTTTATCCATTtaagttttcaaacaaatttaccTGAACGTGTGCAAGTACGAAAACCGTCAAAAACAACGCCACTTGCAAGCGATTCATCTTCGCTGTCCCAGCTGCCCATCCAGTGGGACAATTCCCTGTACACTGTGGTCGACTCCCACAAGCCATCGCTGTTTATAAAGAGCTCCGCTATTCAATCATGTAAGTGTGATCACATTTCCTATAATTATTCATGCGTCCGATTACCAATTGCATAACCATGGGTCATTCAATTTAAAGCTGAGCTTTTTTTTACTCAAGTGGGTGTAGGTTAAGTCCGTGGATAACGTATGAGTAAAATAGGGGCAAATGGGGTGaaagtgcatttttttacatttttaatttgcCCTCTCTTATGTTGCTTAGCTGAACGTATCGCAGATTTGGTTTTAACCCGTGATGTTGAGCCAGTTTGATGACATTCAAACCGGGCAATGAGATAAGAGTGAGTCAGCTTAATTACCTTTCAGTTTTGTAATAACGACATCTCGTTGTAATAACGTGGGGAAACAAGCAATGTCGTCTGCTATCACCGAAAATGATTTTGTTCCGGTCTGTGCTGTACGACACTGCCCGgggttattatttatttttattaattattttattgagACATTCAAACAGTAAACCAGcactttatttaaattcaattgaCAAGAACTTTTGTAAGATTTCGTTTACGGATTACATATAGCTAAGGCTCCCAACtctacggattttttccttaccgtacaGATTTTCGATCCTCTCCgaggatttttaacaggccggaatttttgtacgaaattttttgcatgatacggatttgtacgaaaggagaatgggcaaatttgtatgggagctggtccaaggatgtacacgaacgggaccaacttttttcgaaagatctcgccgagacatgaaaaaaagtcttctggaccaactctctaaaccccggggttcaaaagttataagttgttgaagtttgagcattttgggttaaaatgtacaaaaaaacgtatttttgctatttcttaaatcattcataaaatctctgtttcattatagATTTCGATTTCCTttacttcattcgacgcgtatcagcaaaaactatgagaactatggtccagaacatcccaacataacagcaatacagtctgccatactcactgaatctttgcggttatgatgcgcggttaaaaatcatcgacctttttcttgttacagtgacccaaatatctaaactccagggagtcctaggatgaccaaagacatcccaacacattaacaaagcagtctaccatactcactgaagccatgcgggtatgatccgtggtcaaaaaccggcaacatcttgcttgttacggcggtagaatcaccggtcttaactccaaggagttctcggatgactcagaccatcccaataagttgttacaacattgcactgaagccttccatactcactgaagcagtttgggtcggatccggtatcaaaaccttgaagtttcgacttgtttctatgggatgcctcttgcacaaacggttcaaacggataaaaacaagagaaatcatgtttcaatcatgctaagacatatcagaactcatagtttttgctgatacgcgtcgaatgaagtaaagaaaatcgaaatctataatgaaacagagattttatgaatgatttaagAAATAgctaaaatacgtttttttgtacattttaacccaaaatgctcaaacttcaacaacttgtaacttttgaaccccggggtttagagagttggtccagaagactttttttcatgtctcggcgagatcattcgaaaaaagttggtcccgttcgtgtacatccttggaccaaatttgcccattctcctttaaacaactttttaaaaatttcatttcttttttgatTGGGCCAAAGTTTTTGctaattagatatttttgtttttaagcaggggtaaataacacggaaataccaaattttggtattacttgtgcaaataccaccgaccaaaatgtgcccttggttgcccagtcataaatggtaaaataccatgaaatcattcCAAAGTTTTGTATGTAGAAAGGCACAACAATatcaaaccatgttattccaagggtaaaataataccacaaaataaaaccatttcaataccaagttgaggtcttctggatttttgacatTGCTTGAAAATTCCCGTTTTCattgaaagcattcgctttgatacatcatttcagcgcaaaattaattattttgtcaaaatttggtGTCCGACCAGTTTTAGCTAGTGTTGGCGTAAATCGACTTGCGATAAGATGGCACGATCACGATGAGTGTATTAACGAACTCATCGTGATCGTGCCATGGTTTCGaaactgttttgaaattttgattgtttttaaatattattttacatGCCAAAACGGACTTTAAAGGGTAGTACCGTTCTTCCGCCACGAGACATCGACAAATGGGCCTTAGGGACTAAGATTACCCATCAAGACAAAGTTCCACGAAAATTGCAGCAGGCTGGCGACAACTGTTTCTGATTTCGTGTGCGCTGGCAGGGTATAACCCCTTTTTAATTACAATGCAAATTCATTATCCAAATGAGTATCATAGCACATATCACGCTCTGCTCACTTTCAGCTCAAGCCGTGACTAAGCAGTATTGTTAGTATTTACTTGATCTACGCACAATGCAGTCACTAAATGAAACTCACAGGATCATTAGTGCGCAAtccaaattttacaattccTACGAAGGGCTCATTAATCATATTCGTAAAtattaatgtttacatttgctAGAACTtcactgatgatttttttttattttgcagtgGTTTTCTACGTAGTAGGATTATTCACTGTTTGTCGAATTTCCAGCAATAAAAGTTCTCTTTTGAGCCGAACGCCAGGTCCTTCCATTCTGCTCACTTTGGATTCCACCAGCGAAGATGATCAATTGCTGATGGGAATTGAACTGGGCTGCAACGTGTTTGTTGTTGAGCAAGAGTTTGTCGAAGCTTTTCTGGATCGCTTTGTCCACGCACATGATCAAGCAACGTACAGATATACCAACAAAACAGTCTTGCTTCTGCTTGATTCTTACCGACCAGAAAGTTTGAACCAAGTAGCAGTGCATTACGCGTTGGATGAGATAAAAAATTTGTTGGTTTTCGAACCCAATGAGCTAAACCATACGATTAATCTTCGTAAAAAACGCTGGATTTCTAAAAAGCAAGGCTTTGATCTGCCACTTTGGAAACGATTTGACCTGTTAAATGTTCCATCACTCGAAGACGTATTAAGCCTTTCAGGGGAATCAACTaacctttttggaaaaagtATTCGATTTGCCACCTTCAACGTCATTCCTCACATAATTTTTGAGGAAACAAATGATGTTACATTTCCGATTATTCGTCATTCAAACAAAACATACACATTGGATGGTCTGGACGGATTGTTTGTTGTTGAATTTTGTAAACGGCTGAACTGCACCGTCGAATTGATTCTCGGTAAAGCTACAGGTAAGGAGCTCACGCAGTATTGTGTTATAATGAACCTTTACAGATGAAGTCAACATGTGGGGAACCATCCATGAAAACAAAACAGGCAATGGGGTGATGGGAAGTGTGATTGAACGAAAGGCTGATGTTGGGGCATGTGCTATGAGCAGTTGGTTTCATAGCATCAAACATTTGAGATTCTCAAAGGCTTTTCTTAGAGGAGGCGTAACCTGCCTTACGCCTAAACCAGAGTACGTATTGTAATTCTTTGTTTTTTGCAAAGGTTTAACGAATAATTTTCAGGATGATCATGCCTTGGAAAACTATGGTCTTGGTTTTCACGGATACCACttggtttttgattttgattacgTTTGGTCTAGCAGTAACTGTATATTTCGTCATAGCTCGCACTAGCAATGATCAAGCTGAATATCGTAGTCTAGTCTGGAATGTACTCAACGTCCTGTCGATATTCATGTTACAATCAACTCACGTCCGTACACGTAGTCCGTCTGAAGTCATCCTATCTTTGGCGCTGTTGCTGTTCGCGCTCAACCTCTGCAACATCTACACCAGCAAAAATGCTAGTTTTAGAACTATTCCACCCTATAAAAATCCAATAGATACCATCGATCAGCTTGCGGAAAGTGACATCACCTGGCTTCAAGCTCACGAGGCGTGGATTTTCTCGCTGAAACTGTCGGAAAATGTCagattttttctataatttttcaaTGGAACAAAATACATAATTCAGTATCATCTTTTTTCAGCccacaattcaaaatttgatatcCAACTTTAAGGTATACCAACCTCCAGAATTACTTCAAATGGCAAATGAAGGTGGCATTGGGTTGGCCATAGGTCGTCTGCAAAATGGTCATCTCATGCTGGGAAGCTGGATAACAGTGGAAAATGTCCACCAATACAGACTTATGAGGCAGGACCTGTACTACGAGTACGAAGTTGCGATGGCCACCAAAACTTGGCCCCTGATGGATCAGTTTGACGAGTTGATCATGCGTACATACGAGGCCGGCCTGCGTTACTTCCAGGAACTGCAAGTCATCTACAAACACAGCAATTATGTTGTACAAACTACCCTTTTAAATTCTCATTTGCGTGCACCGAATGCACCCCATGCACTAGGGGTGATGCACCTGATGGGAGGATTCTTCATTCATGGAGTAGGAACCATGGTCTCGGTGGTCGTTTTTCTCGTGGAAAAGTTTACCATAAAATTCCGTTCAGTAGTCCAGCAGCAATGATTCAAGAAACATCACGCTAAGTTTAGCACTCCAATATTGGATTAGAGAAAAAGGTCACCGAGCAAACCACTGTTTGGTATCAACACAGCTGCTTGCACAAGGAAGAAATACTGCACATTTTCTTCGGACCCACCAACATCTTGACTagttcaaaaaaattgtcaacatcGAATCTGTTGACGATCCGCCGGTCAACACGGGGAAATCGATgtgaaaatttacacaaaatgtttcccaaataacaacaaaaatgcTACCACTTGCCACTATAAATGCCACCGAGAGGTAGCCGGAACTGCTAGAAGTATTTCTGAACAAGTGAAATAGTGATCAAAAAAATGGAAGCCTTGGAAAAAGTTACTTCGGAGTTGGTTTTCCTAACCAGCCAGGAAACGCTGTTGTCAGAAATTTGTAAGTTGTTCAACtcgcaaaaaaactgttttttttttgtttaactgcacTGCAATTTGAACCCTTTTAGTAGGATATTGCTCGTTAAAAGAGggaaataatttataaataaaaggtAGTGATTTAAAACAATTCCGCTCGTTTTTTTCTATTAGtttatatcaaaaatattttcagtatgAAAAATAACATATACTTTCAGAGTGTGATATAATTCTATTAGTTGTCTGGCAAAGCTTTTTCATTTGGACACAGTACAATTTAgcaacttagaaaatttgcaaagtgcTTTTTTTGGACTAGCACCCTCCTAAGGGTGGTAGACCATAGACAGAATATACTTTTCCATTGTTTTCTAGCAAGATTAATCTGTGTAATATTTGAGAATAGCTAAAGTTTAAGCAGACAGAATCCTACCAACATGATTTTTGTGGCCTctcagattttttatttaaacgttttcataaaaaatagttcaattatgtaatttaaaatatgaacACCACTCAACTCTCTGGCTGTTAAACTTCTTGATATCAATATCTGCAAATTAACTTTTCAGTCCCTGGAAATATAAtgctttgaattttcgttctataatttgatatctcccgctctcgacggtccctcaATATCGATAAAGAGAGATTGCACAGtataacaaattaataaaaaataataaaaaaaatatgcatgtcACACAAACGAGAGTATAATTTCGAATTGATATACTCTAAAACCATATTGTTATCTAACATAACTAGCACCTAACCATACCAGCATAGGAAACTCTTAGCAGAGAGGTTGAATCGGGTTTTTTCAGTTACAGCGATTCAAGACtttaaaataagcaaatttaattattataggaccttttcaaatattcagcaagttttttatttgaatctcaacatattttttttcttaaaagcccAAGTAATAAACATTCTTTTGGAACGCGGCGCTCTAAAATTGATTCAGCcgttccgtttttttttaaatgtcctttTTGCGAAAAACCgagattccattttttttcagccagGGAACTCCcgtgccaaatttgagccagaTCGAAGCACTTTcaatttgggaccatccataaaccacgtggacactttaggggggggggggggggggtaggtGGTATGGCGATTgaccacgctccatacaaaaaagttttttttgtatgaacagttgtccacgatggggggttgagatttccaaaagagagtccacgtggtttgtggatggtcttCCTGTTTGACTTGGAATTGccggtaataaaaaaaaatcaatcaaaatcaaaagattCACTCGTAATAAAATCtagtaaaattatcaaaacagcCGTAAATCACGTGTTCTGTGATCTTAGCATTTAAATTTCCTTTTTAACAATTAATTTAGTgactgttttgcatttttttaattagacgAGTTGGTGGTAGTCTAAGTATAATTATAAGAAAGATACAAAAATCCAGAAACTGTGTTTCTCAGTCTAGTCAATCCATTTCTGGTATTTTTTATCAgccttaaaacaaaacaaaggtgCTTCTTATTCTTTTGTGGcttattaaatgaaaaaaatgtattgagaaAAAACTAACGGTACGTGGCGGTTCATGTGTAATTCCAGTATCAACCTATTTTGTGGGAATTTTCACTCTATGCAGAGTGATGGCCctgcaaaattttacgaaacgTTCAACACACGTTCAAACCGAGCTTCCCTTCACGGTAATCCATCTCGAACATACGCCCGCAATTCAAGACAACCCACTGTTCCAGGCAATCGAACTTGGAAGCACTGTTTTCGTTGTTGATGAAGACGCTGCCCTTAGTTTTCTCGACCAGTTTATTCCGTTTCATGACTATGCAATGTTTAGAAATCCTGGAAAATGTCTTATAATTACGATTAACTCTGTCGGTGCTGAAGCTAGTGATCTACTGGAGAAAATAAAATTGCATCCAACAATTCTTGAGATTGCGAATTTGCTCATCGTCGTCCCGAATGGTAAAGTGTTTGAATTAATTACACATCGTTGGGTTGGGGATCCCCCGGAGGCATTGGAGTTGCTGCATTTGGATACCTATCAACCGGACAGTGGCACATTCGTTGATGGCAATGACCTGTTTCCGGACAAGATGAACAATCTGATGGGTAAGACAATCCGGCTTGCGGCATTCTATCTGCTCCCTTGGATCATGATGCGTCAAAAAGATGATGGAGTCGTACGGTATCTGAATCAATCGTACACTATAGATGGGATCGACGGGTACATGCTGGTACAGTTTTGTATACGATTCAACTGCACTTGGGATTTATCAGTTGGTAAGTGGCATCAACACTCGTCAGTAGCAGAAAGCAAGAGAAGTTCTACTTGCGCTCTTAAAGATATGTatctacagcatagcagtttgaacTGTGGCACGATGGAACCCTCGTCAAATACTTTACCGAACCCTTACAGAAGGTttaagcaaattttattttgacgcGGTCTACACTACTATGCTGAATTCAAGAGCTCTTGTAGATTTCATAAACTTGTTGTTACGTGGAGTATGTGAGTTTGAATAAACTCAGCTAAGAAACGATTCTAGATCAATACTGGCAGTATGGACAAGTGTTTGAGAATCGGACCGGAAATGGAATGACCGGGGCCTTGGTCGCAAGAAAGGTAGATTTTGCCCTAGCAGCAATGGGTAGCTGGTTTCAACTATTCAAATACTTCAGCTTCTCGATTTCCATTCAGTGGATCGGGATTACCACTCTGACTCCAAAACCCAAGTATGTGCTTAATGTTAGTTCAAGGAAAGGATCAGTTACAGTGATTCCATTGCAGATTGATTCCGGCCTGGAAGATTATATTCCTGATGTTCTCCGGACCAGTGTGGACTTTGGTAATAGTGACATACATATTTTATTCTACCTTTTTATATCTTCTACCAACTGAAATTGGCCGCAACTCCGCCCGTATTAAGAAAGGTATCACATGGAACTTGTTGAATGTATTTGCCGGTTTTTTGTTGCTACCATCTGTTTCCCGACGTAGCCGAGCTTCGGAAGTTATCGTTTCCATCACTCTGCACATATATACCCTCATTGTCGGATATGTATACATAGGCCAAACCCACAGCATTCGAGCATTTCCGGTGTTCCAACCTCCGGTGGACACTGTTAAGGACTTGGCATTAAGCAATTTACGATGGAATGCCCCGCACGAAGTGTGGACCTACATGATTAGCCAATCTCAAGATGTAATGCCTGTGTAAAATCCACATTAAGTCCCTACTAAAAGCAAGCCTCATTTTAGCCGTACATGAAAATGATTTTGTCGGCATTTCACGTGGCCCCGATACCAGCCCTAAAGACTTTAGCTGACGAAGGCAACGAACCACTCTGTATGGCCGCGCTTCACAACGGAAATTTCATGGTAGGATCTTGGTTCACGGCTGAGAACATTGAAAACTACCGAATGATGTCCGAGTACCTGTATTTTGAGTATGACACAGCATATGCCACCAAAACTTGGCCATTGCTGCCGAACTTTGATGATCTCACCGGTTGGATGCGCGATGTTTGTCTGTTCCAGTATGTGGAGTTGGTGGACGTTTTCCGCTATATGGACTACAGGGTGCAAACTTCTATCAAACATTCCAGAGATCGCCAAAAGAGTGAGCTTAAACCGTTTAAGGTTGGAGATATCGAGAGCGGTTTGATTATCATTGGAGTGGGTTACTTCATGGCCTTTGTTTCgtttatttttgagtttgtctttaaatattttgaaagaaaacgtCTAGTCAAAAGACTAGCCGCAAAATGGAAAGCCCGTGTGGTAGTCAAACATGATCTaaaggaaatatttttgaaataaaattgataaatcaaTCAAACGGTTACTTTAAAAGCCATGTTAAAAAGACCTTATGCTAATTCTACAATGACTTGATGACTATAAacaaattagaaaataattcaCATTTTAAGCACATTCCagtttatcaatttatgaaGCTATTTGATTTGTTCAGCTCATAATATCACCCAATAAACTAAAcgactttcaaaaatgtaatacaAATATCACGAATAGGTACGAATGACTTAATTCATCAACATTGATATCCTTTCAGTGTACACGTATTTTTTTGGAGTCTATACCATATGTAGAGTTATCCAAAGAAACATCACCATAACTCCATTACCAGCGATACAAACCGCTTTGCCAATGACTGTGGTAAACTTCGATGATAAAAGTACCAACAGCACTTTGATTGATGCTATCAACTTGGGAAGTACTGTGTTTGTAACCAATGAAGGATCTGTACtcaattttcttgatttgttcATTCCGGCTCACGATGAATGTATGTTTCGAAACCCGGTGAAATACCTAATCGTTTCCATCGGATGCACTGGATCTGACCAAAAGCAGCTACTCGACGATATCCAAAACCATCCCACAATTCTTGAAATAGCGAATCTCTTACTTATCGTCACTGTCGACGATTCCTTCGAACTGATAACGCACCGTTGGGTCGGTAATCCACCGGAATGTTTGGATTTCCTACTGCTGGATAAATACTTTCCAGAAAATGATTCATTTCTTAACGAAGCATACCTCTTTCCGAACAAATTTGATGACTTGATGGGTAAAACAATGAAGGTGGCAACGTTCTACTTGCTTCCGTGGGCAATGATGCGCAAGACGGACGACGGCATCGTGCAATATCTGAACCAAACGTACACGATCGACGGGTTGGACGGACACATTTTGGTTCAGTTCTGTCAGTGGTATAACTGCACATGGGATCTCTCGGTGGGTATGTGTATCAATTATACAAAGTATTAAAGGAACTATAGATTCACTTGCATCTCCAGACCAGTACTGGCAGTACGGACAGGTGTTTGAGAATCACACCGGAAATGGAATGATTGGAGCTTTGGTTGAGCGCAAAGTGGACTTTGCAATCGGCGCTGTTGGTGGCTGGTTTcaactgtttaaatattttagtttttcaacACCAATTCAATGGATTGGAGTTACCAGCTTAGCTCCAAAACCCGAGTAGGATTCAAAAAAGAGGCCTGAAAATTGTGACCtctctaaattattttttgcagacTGATTCCTTCTTGGACCATTATCTTTCTCATGTTCTCCAAACCCGTCTGGTTCGTTCTGATCGCTACCTTCATCCTTTGTTCGTTACTGTTGTACGTcataccaaaagttatgaaccCAAACGACCCAACAACTCAATCCAAGGATCTATCGCGGTGCTTCTTAAGCGTCCTTGCATCATTACTATTGTTACCAGCACCATTGCGAAGAAATCGACCATCCGATGTCATCTTTGTAGTCGCTTTGCTCAGCTTCTGCCTTCTTGTTGCATCGATCTACATAAGCAAGATTCATAGCATTCTGGCGTTTCCCATCTTCCAGCCGCCTATCGATACCATCTACGATCTTGCCGTCAGTGAAATCCCATGGAACGCACCTCACGAGGCTTGGATGTATGCCCTGGTGGGCACCGAAAATGTAACTCTTTGAACAGTCCCTTCCGGATCACCTACTAATGTTTCAACTCATTCAACAGCCCTACGTCAAGAAAATCCTGACCACCTTTCGCGTGGCACCGATTCCCGACCTGCACACCAAAGCCAACGAAGGCTCCGAGGCGCTGGTCATGGCCGAACTCAACTACGGTCACTACATGGTCGGGACCTGGGTCACCGCTCAGAACGTAGAAAACTACCGGCTTATGACTGAGTTTATATACTTTGAGTACGACACCGGATACGCCACAAAGACGTGGCCGATGCTGGATCGGTTCGACTATTTGACCATGTG
Coding sequences:
- the LOC120417162 gene encoding general odorant-binding protein 19d-like translates to MCRLQVVVVVLVLVVQVYSQGPFKEILLAVRRGMLQDCKESLGATDADVEHIINANEPENRVQKCLAHCAMKQFGVLHGRKFNKQGFASVAKLVIFLDKRKSRYVDQVADECEKIDNEDLCELGAELYMCAVTGLRKRGIQL
- the LOC120417161 gene encoding general odorant-binding protein 19d-like encodes the protein MACGSRPQCTGNCPTGWAAGTAKMNRLQVALFLTVFVLAHVQADEASDKEQAKEQAKQMLRSMAQKCKEAEGASDDDVEAMIDDVMPESQVQKCFHSCVQQQFGVSDGQKFLQQGFLEIMMMAVGNDEQQQGHAKEVAEECDGVANEDRCQLAVDIMTCVKQGMEKRGMKVDR
- the LOC120417164 gene encoding uncharacterized protein LOC120417164, coding for MQSLNETHRIISAQSKFYNSYEGLINHILVFYVVGLFTVCRISSNKSSLLSRTPGPSILLTLDSTSEDDQLLMGIELGCNVFVVEQEFVEAFLDRFVHAHDQATYRYTNKTVLLLLDSYRPESLNQVAVHYALDEIKNLLVFEPNELNHTINLRKKRWISKKQGFDLPLWKRFDLLNVPSLEDVLSLSGESTNLFGKSIRFATFNVIPHIIFEETNDVTFPIIRHSNKTYTLDGLDGLFVVEFCKRLNCTVELILDEVNMWGTIHENKTGNGVMGSVIERKADVGACAMSSWFHSIKHLRFSKAFLRGGVTCLTPKPEMIMPWKTMVLVFTDTTWFLILITFGLAVTVYFVIARTSNDQAEYRSLVWNVLNVLSIFMLQSTHVRTRSPSEVILSLALLLFALNLCNIYTSKNASFRTIPPYKNPIDTIDQLAESDITWLQAHEAWIFSLKLSENPTIQNLISNFKVYQPPELLQMANEGGIGLAIGRLQNGHLMLGSWITVENVHQYRLMRQDLYYEYEVAMATKTWPLMDQFDELIMRTYEAGLRYFQELQVIYKHSNYVVQTTLLNSHLRAPNAPHALGVMHLMGGFFIHGVGTMVSVVVFLVEKFTIKFRSVVQQQ
- the LOC120417166 gene encoding uncharacterized protein LOC120417166; protein product: MALQNFTKRSTHVQTELPFTVIHLEHTPAIQDNPLFQAIELGSTVFVVDEDAALSFLDQFIPFHDYAMFRNPGKCLIITINSVGAEASDLLEKIKLHPTILEIANLLIVVPNGKVFELITHRWVGDPPEALELLHLDTYQPDSGTFVDGNDLFPDKMNNLMGKTIRLAAFYLLPWIMMRQKDDGVVRYLNQSYTIDGIDGYMLVQFCIRFNCTWDLSVDQYWQYGQVFENRTGNGMTGALVARKVDFALAAMGSWFQLFKYFSFSISIQWIGITTLTPKPKLIPAWKIIFLMFSGPVWTLVIVTYIFYSTFLYLLPTEIGRNSARIKKGITWNLLNVFAGFLLLPSVSRRSRASEVIVSITLHIYTLIVGYVYIGQTHSIRAFPVFQPPVDTVKDLALSNLRWNAPHEVWTYMISQSQDVMPV
- the LOC120417142 gene encoding uncharacterized protein LOC120417142, coding for MIGALVERKVDFAIGAVGGWFQLFKYFSFSTPIQWIGVTSLAPKPELIPSWTIIFLMFSKPVWFVLIATFILCSLLLYVIPKVMNPNDPTTQSKDLSRCFLSVLASLLLLPAPLRRNRPSDVIFVVALLSFCLLVASIYISKIHSILAFPIFQPPIDTIYDLAVSEIPWNAPHEAWMYALVGTENPYVKKILTTFRVAPIPDLHTKANEGSEALVMAELNYGHYMVGTWVTAQNVENYRLMTEFIYFEYDTGYATKTWPMLDRFDYLTMWIRDACLYQYVELNEVYNYMDYWVETSIAHSRDHPPNELKPFVVEDITGGLIILGIGYLIAVVVFVLEIIIRFGRQRLLEE